Within Cucumis melo cultivar AY chromosome 4, USDA_Cmelo_AY_1.0, whole genome shotgun sequence, the genomic segment ATCCATTGAATTCAAGCTTGCCAAACAAATAACCTGACTTTCTTATGAATCTTATTCTTTATAAGATATCAAAGAAGACTCAACGACAGGAGAAGAGTGAACTAAAATCCTAAAGAATGACTTACAAGAAATCCCATCCACCAAACTAGGACTCCAAACACAAACATCCTTTATCTCCGATCTAAAATCAAAACCCTCAATCAAAGAAAGAAGAGGAGTCACCTTTGTCACCTCCTTATTGAACAATGCCTGACGGAAACCAAAGGAGAAAGACACCAAAACATCTGACATGGAAAGACTTTTCAACGAAGACAAATGGTGTAACCTAAGAAACGCTGAAGAGAGGGGAATGCAAGCCTCCCACACCTTATCCCCCATCTATGCCACCTATCCCTCAAAAAAGGAGCCACCAAAGTCAACTTCCATCTGCATAGGGATCTAAATAGCTACCAATATACCacctttcctttttcctttcatgTAATGCATTATCAATCAGCCTTACGACATCAGTTTATAAGATTATTATACAGGTGCTAGCTGAAAGATTAAGGAACGAAACACCTAAAATAATTTCTTCTCCTCACAGTGCATTCAATGGAGGCAGACAAACATCTAATCCAGTTCTTGTGGCAAATGAAATTGTAGGGAAGGATCGATTGAAGAAAAAGGGTTGGATTCTCAAGCTTGATCTAACGAAGGCCTTTGATGGAGTAGCTTGGAACTTCTTGGATGAATTTCTCCTGCCTAAAGGATTCAACTTTAAATGCATTTCATAAAGTGATGGATGTTTTTGTAACCCAAACTTTTTAATATTCATTAATGGAAGACCAAGGGGGAGAATCAAGCTTCTAGAAGCATAGGGCAAGGTAACTTGATTTCTCCATTTTGTTCCTTCTTGTTAGTGAAGTTTTACATGCACTTATAAACCTAATTTACGAAAAGGGAGGTAGCAGGAAAGGATAAGGTGCATGTCTCTATCCTTCACTTCGCTGATGATACACTGTTTTTTTCAAGTATGATGATAATAGTTTGAATGCActcattaaaattatttaacttTGGGGGTGCTCGGGCCAAAAAGTGAATTGGAACAAATCAGCTTTGTGTGGCTAAAATATTGATGATGATAAGCGGCTGTCCACTTCCATTTGCCTGCATTGTAAGGTCAAatgtcttctttttctttatttggtcTTCCCTTGGGTGGCTATCCCAAAAAAGTTATTTACTGCAGTCAATTATTGACAAAATTAAGTAGTTAGATTTTTGGACGCAATTTAATTTATCTCACGGAGGAAGACTTAACTTTGTGAGAAGCTGTTTTAGAAAATCTCTCTATTTATTATATGTCTTCATATCTAATGCCATCCGAGGTTTTTCCAATTACTGGAAGGATTATGAAAAATTTCTTATGCGAAGGAAATAAAGGGAGTGAAGTCAATCACCTTCCTAAATGGGAATTTGGCACTCTTGGCAAAATGGGGATGGGGATTTCAGCATGAATCCGATTCCTTATGGTGTAAGGTGGTATGAAGTATTCATGGTAAGGACCAATTTTCTTGGCACACGGTTGAAAGGCTTGAGATGAGCCTTCAAAGTCCTAGGATCAGTATCTCTAAAGCTTGGTCGCAAGTGGAAGCTTCATTGTCTTTAAGTTGGTGTAAGGGTAAAAGAGTTTCTTTTTGACAAAACTTGGTCGATAATTCTATATTATGCCCATGCTTCCTTCGCTGTATAGAATTGCTCTACAGCCCAATGTTTCTGTTTTCAACCATTGGGATACTGAAACTCTGTCATGGGATATCTCCTTCAGAAGATTGTTGAAAGACCCCCAAATTCTTGAATTTGGCCAGCTCCTTCAAACAGTGGCCGAAAAGAAAGTGGAGGCTTGTGATAATTCTTGCATTTGGGGATTGGATTCTTCAGGAAGTATTCAATTAAATTTTCGTTAAAGAAATCTATAGGAGATTGTGGAAAATAGtccaaaaaaaaataatattcttGTTTAGGTTATGTTATTCGGATCATTGAATTGCTCTTTGGTTCTTCAAAGAAAGATGGCATTACATTGCTTATCCCTTTCAATTTGTCCTCTGTCAAGTTGTGAGTAAAGATCTTCAGCATTGTTTTCAAGTTGCAAGACTTAATGCATCACCCAGGTGTCAACTTCTCCAAGCAATTTTCAAGCTTTTTGGTGCAAGACAGCTTAAATTGAAGAGCTTTCACCTTCCTAGATTAGATCTAGTTATCCACTTTATCTGAGTCACAAGTTCACTTCATGCTTTATTATGCATCTTCCTATGTTGAGGATTGACTCTTGTCATTATTTCGATATTGGGATATGATGAGGGTGTTGAGGGTATATGAACTTAGTTGAGATATCTGAATGCACTTGCTGATCCCCTCTTTTGGATCATTATGGCTTATGTCTCATTGTAATTCAAGCATTAGCCTATTTTCGTTATATTATTTGTTAAAAAGTGCATTTTTTTAGATCCTCTCATTTTCTTTATGAAAGCATGTTTTgtcataataaaaataaaataagataaagaATAGTTAGAATAACATCTTGACTAAGAAGAAGAGGCTTGATTCTATGCAACTACTCAACTTATACTAATCTAATTTAACCTTTTCCTTTCAAAGattctttgtttctttcaaaTCAAATAGAAAATACTTTAAAGATTAGCAGGGAAATATGGATTGAGAGAGCATCTAGGGCAGCGAAGCCTCTCAAGTCTGCAATTCAAAGGAAGCAGCGGAATCTTTCAAGAAAAGGACTTACCTATCCTATCCTAGATTCTCTTTTGAAGCTATTGTTTAGTCTGGTGGTGACATGGTGTAGatcctcttctttttcattgCAATTGCTTTCTTCCCCCTCTCTAACTGGAGAGGTCTTTGGTAATTTCATACCAGCAACGAAATCGTTTCATATAAAAAAGAACCAATAGTTTTAATCTTCCCATATGGTCTGCCAggcaacaaaaaacaaaaacaaaaaacaaacaaaaaaaagccTAATTTTCTTTTGAGCCCTCACCTCGCTCAACAAAGAAAATAAGGAAGGGATAGGGAGGGGAAGGCCAcccaaaagaagaaagaatgagTCATTAGAAACGATCACCAAAAGCACTAGTTAGAAACATTTTTCTTGGTTAATTAGGATGATTGGATGAGGATGAgtttacttaattaattagaattaggattaatttggaTGAGGATTAGTTTACTTAATTAGGATTAGGATAATTGGTTTTTCAATTCTTTGCAATTGTCTTCCTCGACAACTTTTGACTCGTAATAAAGACAGTTCTCCTTATATCTTTAGGCTACATCAATTTGGTATCAAAGCAAGTGTCTAGGCCAAGGCCAATATTGGCTACCATCTGTGGACTCTTAAACTCCTGGCGACACAAATCGCAAGAGGAAACTTTGTGAGCAGTGCTTATTGTCAAACAGTGCACACCTAATTAGGGAAAACCCTTTAAATTCAAGAAAAACCAAGAAGAATCGCCCAATAACGGAGTTCTAGAAGAACATTCAAGACCAAAAAAACCTACCTTGGTTATGAAAACGACCAAGAAAGGCAGAAGCCTATATTCCAGAACACATGTCACTTCTTACTACATTTATCTTGAACCTCACAGAAGTAGTCACTACGTCGATCCTGAAGCACtgaaataaatttgaaatgGAGTAGTCAACTGATGTAATTAAATTTACTACGTtagactttaattttttttctctgcgCTTGGTTATTAACTCAACCTGTAATAGTTTAGTCAATAACTTTTGTAAAAAAGCTTTTGTAGAACAAATATTACAGTTGGGGATTGGTTTGGATGGCTATTTAACCTCCTCCTTCCTTTCATTTTTGAATAACATTACAGAGGTATTTCTTTGGAATCAAAACTCTCTAAGCTTAGATTCATCATCAACGTTTATGGTATCTTGAAAAGAATGAttcaatatttgaaaaaatttgAATTGCAAATATTGAGAGCAAGTCTCGTGAAATTCAAGAACCCAACCAAAGCAATGAAACCATGAAAGAAACAAATGCAATAGAAAATTCGGAAGATTCAAGACTTGAAGAAAGTCTAGAAGATTTGAGACTTGAGTGTGAGAGAGTGATAAAACAAACACGACAAGATCCAAGACTTGGGCATGAAGGACGTCATGggcaaaaaagaagaaaaatcaattgaaaaagaaaactcaAACTCAAAGTTGTACAACCAATGATTATGAAATTGAGTAAGAAACAAGGTGGGATGATGGCACCTAAAACCCTATGGACAATCCTCAGCGAAGCAGAAGAAGTTGTGATCCAAGGTGATTTTGTCGTTGCCAGGCAAAGAAGATGAGAAAGAAGAATATTTGACCATTTTTTATCCAATACCCATCCCATCTCAACTTGTTTCAGTATTTTTTTATCCGCAATCTATACATTCCAACCCAACTCCCTTCATTTTGGCCCCCACAACCAGCGTAATCCAACCCAACTTTGGCTCTATTCATTTTTTTCAAGCCCAAACACAAACCAAAAAACATCCATTCTGTTTCACAATTAACTCAACCCATGTTCaacttcttttttgtttttaacgGAAACAAGACTTTTTCACTGACAGGAACTTAAGTGATATTTGGTCCTTCATGAGGCCATATCTTCCTCGTAGGGTTTTGGTGAAGAAAAACTTTTGGTAATTATCCTCTATATGCTATTTTCCTTGATTGGTGGCTCTGTCTTTAGTTCGGCTCTACTTCCATGGACTTtggtttttttagtttttccttgtacatacatttttttttcagattattcattaaaaaaaatagtaataacaATTAAACAAACTATTACTGGATAGTCCTTGATTGAATACCAAGCAATAAGCGTATTCCCTtacttcttcttctatttttatttttttggggtGTCCTTGGCGAACATCCTTAAAGGAAAAACCAATTTACTGATATATGAACAAATATAAATAGTAAACACCTCACATTGTCAAGCTACCCAAAAAGAAGTTGAGATAATCTAGTGAGTTTATAGCATATCATATAAGAGACTCCAGAAATTTACTTGAAACTATCACAAATAGTCTTGATATAAAGGAGGAATGGTACTACATACATTGGCAAAGTCCGCTGGTAAAGGAGGAACAATTTTAAATCCAGTTGAACAGCTACCCAATTTCTCTCCTTCATTATCAAAAGGTGCTTCGGTTGTCAATGAATCAACAGGCTCAAACTTTGAGGACTCCTGTTGTACAATAGATGTGGTTGGCTCAGGATGCTCCCCATTCACCTCCGTATGTGGTGATGCCAAAGCAACACTAGAATCGCTGGCCTTTGGTCCAAGTTTACTAGTGTCAGCTTCTATTCCCACTTTAAGTCTCTTTGCAGAGGACCCAGTGACTGCTTCAGCTTTGTTTCCTGTGGCCTGTATTGAGAAAGaagtaagaaaataaaacaaatgatAGATTGGCTTGCAGCATATAATACATGAGACTAGTAAAGCACTTTTACAGCAGGATGTCTAtgcattaatttttttttttatatccgtGAGTGTTCAAACCAGCTTATGCATacctcgactaatctcacgGGACAACAAGTGACCCTACAATAGTGTCTATCCATTGAGATTAGAGCTGACATGATATAAAACTCTAAATGCTATTTGCGTCGCATGAATTTTCTTTCTCAACTATCATTTATTTTCTCCCCTTATTCCTCCAGCAGTAGAGGCAATATCTTAAACTTAATAAAAATAGTCTCCTGATCAAGCACATATGGTAACTAAACTTATAGAGGCTGAAAGTTTACCTGTTTTTCAAGTTTATCTAACTGGCGCCTAAAATCATTCCGCTTCATATCTAGCATTTGTTGCTTCTTCCGGAGTTCCTCTTTTAACTGTTCCAGATTCTCTAATTTCTTTTGCAAAGGAGAAGAAACCTTGGGGCTACTGAAAGCATGAGAGTGATCTGGGGCAGCTAAAGAAGAATCCAGTGGGTGGGAAATACTGCCTTTTGAAGTGGAAACCGGGACACTGTTCTTTCCTTTGACAGCAATAGATGGAAGTGAAGCGGCTGCAATATGACGTGGAGGAACATGAATACCATTATTACTGCTTACACCATCATCAGGAATGCTGTCACGATTAGCCCACCAAAGTTTGATAAAACGATTGCCCATAACAGCATCAGGTGATTTTAGAGCAGCTTCCGCCTCTTCCCTTTTTGAGAACTGAACAAAAGCGCGTTGGCTATTTGCTGGAATATAGATGTCAATGACCTCACCGTATTTGTTAAAATGAGACAGAAGTGTCTCTGTTTTGTTGCTCTGTAGAGGAATCCCATTGACAAACAGAGTACACGTTGCTTTCTGAGATGGTTTTCGCATAGTACGCATGGTATTGGCATCACTCTGCGCCTTGAGAGATAAATCTCCTGCTTTATTGTGGGGGTCATCCTGAGCCATGTGCTTTTGTTGATGAGAATTTCCTTGAACACTAGCCAATACCACATTCTGTTCTTTCACTTCATTGTCAAGACAACCAGAGGCATTTACTGGATCAAGTTTCCCTTTCACATCTTGTCTATTCCTTGACCCAACTCTACCCCAGACGGACGAACTAGTAACCTGTGAACCACTAGGTGCAGTAATTCTACTAGTGCATCCATTATCACCGGCATCACATTTCCTAACCTGATTCCTATCAGAAGGATCGTCTCCCATAAAGGACTCAACTTCATCGATCTTTGATGAGTGCATGCCTGAGAGTGCATTTGGTTTCTCAGGACAACTGTTGTTCCATAGAGGTTGATCAGGATCATACAAGTCAGCTTCAGCTGCACTACCAGAACCTGAATATACACCATGAAAGGGCAATGAATCATCTCCTACACTAGGCTTGATATTTTTTCCAAGCAATCCTTTGCCACTCATTACTGTCGTGGAAGATGTGCTAACTGCAGGCAGAGATCCAGTAGTTTTCCCAATTAGGTGTGCATTTGGAAGCGATAGAGGAAGGTTAAATTGAGAAAGACTCTGCAAATGCAAGATCATACAGTTGATTAGACCGTTATTAATTACACATCAaaagaatagatagattccttTTCAAGTATGGCCAGAAACGACCATAAGGAATTAATGCTTGTACACTTATACAGAGTCAaccaaacaaaaaatataaacgGAAAGGAAAATATATTGTTCTCTTCAATTTTTGTCATCccaaagagaagaaaaattactaatttcttgattttgtatgggaaaataggaaaattgaCAAGGAACTAAACCACTTCCCTTTAAAAATATATACtaaatgaaattatttatgGAACTTCAAACTTTATGGGGAAACAAATAATTAAGTTTATGGGAAAAAATTTACaagtttgttatattattaaaatgaaaatgacaCTGATAAACAGAATGAACAGTATAATGGACAAAATGAACAAGGAATGAGGAGAGTAAAGGTAAATCCCACTCCTTCTTGAACacagaagaaaaggaaaaaagaaaaagaaaactgaGCGGCTAGTGGTTTTCTATACAACCAAAGCACGTACTATTTTCATGAAGAAATGACAACTTAGATTTCAAAAGAATTTATACAAATAACAAACATGCCaaaaaattataatcatatACTTGAATGTGggtatacacacacacacacagaaagaaaaaagtaaacAGAAACACAAGTTTCCGCCAAAATAAGCCTAGCTCAACCAACATAGTGCTTGTATTATCAAGCTTGAAGTCAAATGTTCAATTCCCCCACCCCACAAAttgccaaaaaagaaaaacgcaTACACACGCTGATGTAACTCAAATCTTGGtaaatttgtttcttttaaaaattacttCTATTATTGAATGAATTGAAAAGAATGTAGAAAAGGCCTTTTTATAGCTAAGATAATAAGGAAACTGAAAAGAAAACTAAACCTTTAACAATTAAGAAAGCTAAGTAAAACTAATTACATCACGCACACAAAAGTTCCCATAAATCAATCCCGAAAATAACTCACTTtacatatttttctaaaaggaCACTACAGTTTAGGCAGGGCAATCCCAAGGGAAATTTGGCTTAAGAATTTAATCTCTGAGGTTCCaaccaaaaataataatatcgTTCTAGAAAACTTGGAATCCAAGAACACTAAAATTGATGCTTCCAATAACTGGCAGTGCCATGGAGAGATATAGCCAGAACTCCATAAGTTATGATCTATATAATTTAAGGAAAAATAAACCGACAAGCATACAATCAAACTGGTGTTAAAGAAAACGTCCTTTAAAAAACCTAGATGGCCCTTGTATAGGAACCCATACAGATTACAGATTCATTCTAAACAAATATCAAGCTCAATCAATAAACTGGGTTATAAACATACCTGGACATCTTCAACTACAATGCGGTTAATACCATGCTCCATAGGGCACATGTCTCCTCTAAGGCAGAATCCTCGTTCCTCAAAATCTCTACATCTCTGGCGAGGAATGCCTATGTTTAGAGGAGGGTTGATCGGAGGTCTAAGTGTTCCCTGCAAGCCAATGGGGTGCATCGTTTCTAGCCCACTGGTTGGAATTCCTGGTATTAACCCAAATGCATTCCAAGGTGCAGTCTGTGCCGTAGAAACACTAGGTAAACCCCTTCCAGCAAATAGACTAGGAGGAAAAGACCCATGGTGAACAATTTGGGAAGCAATATCTACAGGACTAAACCTTGAATCAAATTGGTTCCAAGCGCCAGAATCCCTTCCTCTTCCCCTACCAGAACTAAGGTCACCCGAAAATCCCTGGTTTCCCCTAATCCTTTGATTGAAATCCCCAACCACTCGAGGTCCTGGCACTCCACCCAAGCGTCTTTTATCAAATTTCCCAGGAGTGTCTTTCTCGAGAGTGGGAGCATTGAAGGATTTCCAAGCTTCATTGGCTTGAGAATCGTTGTCCCTAAAACTACGTCCATTTTCAAATGGTTTATTACGCTTTCCATATGGCCTCAAAACATGCTCACGTGTATCTCTTTCCAAAGACTGAGAGCGTGTCTCCCGCCTCCGATGCTTATGGTtgcgatcatcatcttcatcatcactAATATCCTTCTCCTCCGGGTCACTAACATAATCAGAAGAAGAAATACCTGGCTTAGGATATGAAACTTTAAGTTCCATTTGACTCCCAGCAAAATCCTGAACGATCCCTTATGGCTTAAAGGTGTGCCTTGAATCCAGGACTGGAATCACTGTAACGAGTTATAACCTACTGGAacgaagaaagaaagaaataaatcaAAGTAGCCTCGAACAACGAGAAACAGTATATAATACACACCTAGACTTAAAAACCCTCACACCAAATACAAAAGGAATCAATTCAGCAGCATTCATTAATTATTCATTCCTTGATGAAACACGAAACACACAAGTAAATAGCTGAATGTAATACTTCAAATAATCCAGGATCGAATTGGTCCAATAAATCCCAATAATCCATCACTTCAATGGCGAACTAATTATAACAGAAccacaaaagttcaaaattctcCAAGCCCGAAACGAAAAAGAAGTCACAGAagctaaaaaaagaaaacagaagtaatgaaaaaaacaaaatatataacaaacaaaCACAGAGCAGTAAATAAACAACAAACGAACAAGTTACCGGATATTATCGGAAGAATTGATCAAGAAAGCACCTCCAAATGCTTGAATTCAGTCAGAGCATGGAAACTGGGCTTTGGAATTAGGGGGAAGCAAATAATAAAGGAGCGAAAAACAAAGGGCATTAAAAAGGAACAGAGCCAAGGGAAGAAACAAGATCGTTGTAGGAAAAAACCGCCGGCGTTAAGCGATTGAACGGAGGTCCGGCGAGATGGAAGAGAGAGCTTGAGGGTTTCCTTCGGAACCCTGAGTTCGTATATGGCCCCTTCGGAGTTGTGAACAGCAAACAGGATTCTAAACcgagaagaagagagagagagaagagagagaataGACGACGATTGTACCATACCAAATAAATTTAGGAAAAATTACAAAATGAGAATTTGAGTTTCATAAATTGTATTTTTCTCCCATGGTAATTTGTTATTTGTGGATTCGCCCCATTTTGCTGCCTTGTTTTTCTTCCGTGCTAAATGGGTAGAACATATGGGCCGTTTGGGAGATTAGGAAAAGGCCCAAACTCTTACCGATGTGGGCTTTCTTAGTGAGTAAAATTGGAGTGAGTGTCCATATTTACACCATCTATATTCGTAATTACTTTTACCAATGttttcttaaaattattttcTCCACATATTTATACAAAACATCCAAATCTATCTGTCATATATTATAGTGATAGACTACTGTTATTAGTTTATGTTGATCTATCGTAAATGGATGGTCATATTTTGTTATactctataaatattttgattcatttttttatatttaaaaatagtttaaCTAAATGGTTATTTTATCGTTTTTGCAATAATCATGATAtaaattatctttttattttatatttttttaaagtgtTGGACAGTTGAATTCAACGTGAATGTAATGGAAGGAATATGAAACATTAATATTTAGTTTATGATTTTATTCTATATTGTATGTAAAAATGttagaattaaataatttttaccTTTATTACTTTGATTTTAAGAAGTCGGAAGAATTTATGAGTACGTTCTAAGAAAAATACTTActctttcttttaaatatttaatatattaaaagGAGGGATTCGAGAGAATCATTTTTTGTCTTCTTTATCCCTTCTACGTATTGAAAATTCCAAATACCCATAATCAAACATCTCTACATAGGATACATATTGAAATTGGAGGTTTCGATTAATATtaattcattttatgacttaataataATCAATTGAAAAGGTTAATTTATGCATTCTGCACTAACCATTGAAGTCGGTCGAAaatacttattattattatattatagttATGTATAAGTAATGAATGAAATCTCTCAACGCTCTAAACCCTTAAAATTTTCTATTAACTTTTCAAATTCTACAACATATTGAATATGATACATTTTTCTATTCCTTCCCTCTAAATAGTTTCACATATTTCCAATAGTTTTATTGTCAAGCAAATAAGAATTGTATCAAATGGTTTGATTCAAGGTATATATTAATCTtatattcaatttctttttttttttttaaatatatttatgtattaactTGAAAGTCGGCTTAAAAAATGtcattgttttttctttttttggttatTTGTAAAGGAAATTATTACAAGACACGTGCATTTTTTATATTACTTTTCTACCAATTTATCTTATATTATCTTACTACCTAATATGGAGAATCATTTTTAAACCATTTTGTCCAAATGATAATTCTCGAATTTCAATTGTGTTCTTTACTTCATTATTGCTTATACTAATATTTTATATTCTTACTGATTAAGATgtattagaattaattaataatgtgtttcttgaaatatttagtcttaaatttacaataatatcaTATGTTCTTAAACATACAAATTGTTGTTATAGAATATTTAGGGTAGGTtggtaatttaaaaaaaaatcactaacGTATGCAATGCAACAGgtctttcttttttaacaaataaaaaatattacttCTGATATATTAAAGTTAAAATGAtctaattattaataattattaaaagtaaaacaaaaaaacatcaCTTATCACACATTAAAGTTAGAACGATTcgagtattattattattattaaaaataaataaaaaacattaattatttattatcttttagtTACATTCTCACCGCTCTTTTTAACctaaccgtaaatattttaagagATAAAAAGGTTAAAATATGAAAGATCTATCTCTTTATTTCAAtgattaaatttttataataatctATATAAGTTTATAAAGTTTTGTAACTTCTATTTTTGTCAACAATACAAAGAACTTTCTTCGACCATTTTTCTTGCAAACATTTGAATATTCGTTTttacttaaattttttaatttttttcattattcagTTGTAGCCTTAATTTTATGTTGCGGTATTGTCAATACTTTGTAATGTTAGATAATACTTAAAGATATGCATGAAGCGGAggaaaaaaaagatcaaatattaaatttgtgAAATTAAGTTTGATAATACTTTTAATTCTCTTATTTTTAGTACATGATTACAATAATTGATTTTTGTAGGTAAGAGAGTAAGAAAACGATATACGATATATTGTCAATCGTGAAACAAGTCCAATGAAAATTTGAACTttgtaattttatattttagttaGTTCAACGATCATATTTACCtatatttgagaaaaaaaaaagaaaaagaaaaagaaagcaaTTCTCTACCCCCACACACATACTCAatgaaacttaaaaaaaaaaactaattaagtTTCAAAGTTCTGCacataaaaaatttattctatGAAAAAggtaaaagataaatttaattggaaaaatgataataaatttGGGGAAGAGAAACAGTTGATGTCATTGGAATTTAGGAGGAAtgagaaaaatataatatatttaaaaataaaatgtaattgGGCCTCAAACTTTAAAACAATAAGGAAAGGGAAAACGCGGCTGGACAAGGAGGAAGAAGACGCGGCTGGACGAGGAGAAAGAAGACGCGGCTGGCGGCTGGGCTGGCCAAAGCAAAACGGCTCGGGCCGAAGGGGCGcacggctcacggctcggccgAAAGGGGTGGCGGCTCGGGGAAAGGGCGCGGTCACGGCTCGGCCGAAAGaggtggctcgcggctcgggtgAAGggcgcggctcgcggctcggccgGAAGGAGTGGCTCGCGGCTTCGGGGAAAGGCGCGGCTCTCGGCTCGGCGGAAAGGgcgcggctcacggctcggtGGAAAGGGCGCGGCTCATGGCTCGCCGAAATGGCGGCTCGCAGCTCGGGGGACGGTCGCGGATCGCGGCTCGGCGGAAGGGCGCGGCTCACGGCTCTTTGGAAAGGGCGCGGCTCATGGCTCACCGAAAGGGCGGCTCGTGGCTCGTGGGGAGGTCGCGGATCGCGGCTCGGCGGAAGGGCGCGGCTCACAGCTAAAGCGGAATgggtggctcgcggctcggggAAGGtcgcggctggcggctcggcggAGATGGCGCGTTCAAGGCTCGGCTGAAAGGGTGCGGCTCACAGCTAAAGCGGAAGGGGAAAGCGGCTTGGAGACGCCAGCCGAGCCCTTTGTGAAAGCCGTGAGCCGCTGAGCCAACCACCTTCAGTCGCCGAGCCGTAAGCCGCCGCCTTCCTTTTTGCCGTAAGCCGCGCCTCTTTTGTTTTAGCCGTGAGCCGCGATCTCCTTCCGCCCGAGCCGTTTTTCCTTACCCAACTCAGCCGCGGCGTCTTCTTCCTCCCAAGCCAAGCTGAACCCTTTTAGTAAGTTTTGgatgtgttttttctttttaataactagttgtttaaaatatatttaaaaatctattttaaaagaaaatctatTTTAAATGACTTTCAAATTTAgttgttttataaaataaactttttttttaaaaaattatacttACAAATATAATCCATGACAAAAACGGTGAAAAATATACGTTCGACTAAAAAATTGTGAAGACGCAATAAGACAAACGACGTCGTTTGCAGAAAAAATCACCCGTCGGCTTCTTCATGCTACGACGTCCCATATGAACTTCTCTCGCTGCCGTCGTCGGTTTGGTTTCAGTTGGATTAACCGATTTTGATCGCA encodes:
- the LOC103487115 gene encoding zinc finger CCCH domain-containing protein 41 isoform X1, with the translated sequence MELKVSYPKPGISSSDYVSDPEEKDISDDEDDDRNHKHRRRETRSQSLERDTREHVLRPYGKRNKPFENGRSFRDNDSQANEAWKSFNAPTLEKDTPGKFDKRRLGGVPGPRVVGDFNQRIRGNQGFSGDLSSGRGRGRDSGAWNQFDSRFSPVDIASQIVHHGSFPPSLFAGRGLPSVSTAQTAPWNAFGLIPGIPTSGLETMHPIGLQGTLRPPINPPLNIGIPRQRCRDFEERGFCLRGDMCPMEHGINRIVVEDVQSLSQFNLPLSLPNAHLIGKTTGSLPAVSTSSTTVMSGKGLLGKNIKPSVGDDSLPFHGVYSGSGSAAEADLYDPDQPLWNNSCPEKPNALSGMHSSKIDEVESFMGDDPSDRNQVRKCDAGDNGCTSRITAPSGSQVTSSSVWGRVGSRNRQDVKGKLDPVNASGCLDNEVKEQNVVLASVQGNSHQQKHMAQDDPHNKAGDLSLKAQSDANTMRTMRKPSQKATCTLFVNGIPLQSNKTETLLSHFNKYGEVIDIYIPANSQRAFVQFSKREEAEAALKSPDAVMGNRFIKLWWANRDSIPDDGVSSNNGIHVPPRHIAAASLPSIAVKGKNSVPVSTSKGSISHPLDSSLAAPDHSHAFSSPKVSSPLQKKLENLEQLKEELRKKQQMLDMKRNDFRRQLDKLEKQATGNKAEAVTGSSAKRLKVGIEADTSKLGPKASDSSVALASPHTEVNGEHPEPTTSIVQQESSKFEPVDSLTTEAPFDNEGEKLGSCSTGFKIVPPLPADFANEDVIKQHFSALGDVCTVELVSEDGVRISNASNNCSANVTFLTRHSAERAFVDGRSWQGQDLKFIWLSSDKDPHRTSSDTSRDADMEPENEAEIISLNETPCHKESQSPTQDDSDEPLETGKVSAVIERET
- the LOC103487115 gene encoding zinc finger CCCH domain-containing protein 41 isoform X2 encodes the protein MELKVSYPKPGISSSDYVSDPEEKDISDDEDDDRNHKHRRRETRSQSLERDTREHVLRPYGKRNKPFENGRSFRDNDSQANEAWKSFNAPTLEKDTPGKFDKRRLGGVPGPRVVGDFNQRIRGNQGFSGDLSSGRGRGRDSGAWNQFDSRFSPVDIASQIVHHGSFPPSLFAGRGLPSVSTAQTAPWNAFGLIPGIPTSGLETMHPIGLQGTLRPPINPPLNIGIPRQRCRDFEERGFCLRGDMCPMEHGINRIVVEDVQSLSQFNLPLSLPNAHLIGKTTGSLPAVSTSSTTVMSGKGLLGKNIKPSVGDDSLPFHGVYSGSGSAAEADLYDPDQPLWNNSCPEKPNALSGMHSSKIDEVESFMGDDPSDRNQVRKCDAGDNGCTSRITAPSGSQVTSSSVWGRVGSRNRQDVKGKLDPVNASGCLDNEVKEQNVVLASVQGNSHQQKHMAQDDPHNKAGDLSLKAQSDANTMRTMRKPSQKATCTLFVNGIPLQSNKTETLLSHFNKYGEVIDIYIPANSQRAFVQFSKREEAEAALKSPDAVMGNRFIKLWWANRDSIPDDGVSSNNGIHVPPRHIAAASLPSIAVKGKNSVPVSTSKGSISHPLDSSLAAPDHSHAFSSPKVSSPLQKKLENLEQLKEELRKKQQMLDMKRNDFRRQLDKLEKQATGNKAEAVTGSSAKRLKVGIEADTSKLGPKASDSSVALASPHTEVNGEHPEPTTSIVQQESSKFEPVDSLTTEAPFDNEGEKLGSCSTGFKIVPPLPADFANCFRIDVVTTSVRFKINVVRSDMCSGI